The following proteins are co-located in the Piscirickettsia litoralis genome:
- a CDS encoding agmatine deiminase family protein, whose protein sequence is MPNFLIINDAVLVPTYRVPEDKVALNTLQTCFKNRKIIPIDSRPFIEQGGSLHCLTMQIAATPLSPSSLEI, encoded by the coding sequence ATGCCAAATTTTTTAATTATTAACGATGCCGTACTCGTGCCGACTTATCGAGTCCCAGAAGATAAAGTCGCTTTAAATACATTACAAACTTGCTTTAAAAATCGAAAAATTATCCCCATCGATAGTCGCCCTTTTATCGAACAAGGCGGCAGCTTGCATTGCCTCACCATGCAGATTGCGGCGACCCCACTATCACCCTCATCATTAGAGATATAA
- a CDS encoding carbon-nitrogen hydrolase, whose protein sequence is MTTQSIQVALIQQQKSADVKQNIADCFKHIRQAANNGAQLVLLQELHNSLYFCQTEDVNCFDLAETIPGPSTKALGELAKELNIVIVASLFEKRATGLYHNTAVVLESDGSLAGRYRKMHIPDDPGFYEKFYFTPGDLGFNPIQTSLGKLGVLVCWDQWYPEAARLMALAGADLLLYPTAIGWDPEDDKAEQERQLNAWTQVQKGHAVANGLPVLVTNRTGFEASADRQASGIQFWGNSFIAGPQGEILAQASTDQEEILTATIDLKRSESVRRIWPFLRDRRIDAYEDLNRRFRD, encoded by the coding sequence ATGACCACTCAATCAATTCAAGTCGCGCTGATTCAGCAACAAAAATCAGCAGATGTTAAACAAAACATTGCGGATTGCTTCAAACATATTCGTCAAGCCGCAAATAATGGTGCTCAATTGGTGCTCTTGCAAGAGTTACACAATTCGCTCTATTTTTGCCAAACTGAAGATGTGAATTGCTTTGATCTGGCTGAAACTATTCCGGGCCCAAGTACGAAGGCTTTAGGGGAACTTGCTAAAGAGCTGAATATTGTCATCGTCGCCTCCTTATTTGAAAAGCGTGCCACTGGGCTTTACCATAATACCGCAGTTGTGTTAGAGAGTGATGGCAGCTTAGCAGGTCGCTATCGTAAAATGCATATCCCTGATGATCCTGGCTTTTACGAGAAATTTTACTTTACCCCGGGCGATTTAGGCTTTAACCCTATTCAAACGAGCTTGGGTAAGCTAGGCGTACTGGTCTGCTGGGATCAATGGTATCCAGAAGCCGCCCGCTTAATGGCACTCGCCGGTGCGGATTTATTGCTTTATCCAACCGCCATTGGCTGGGATCCAGAAGATGATAAAGCTGAGCAAGAACGTCAACTGAACGCTTGGACTCAAGTCCAAAAAGGCCATGCGGTGGCGAATGGTCTGCCGGTATTAGTCACTAATCGCACAGGTTTTGAAGCCTCTGCAGATCGCCAAGCTTCAGGGATACAGTTTTGGGGCAATAGTTTTATTGCCGGCCCGCAGGGAGAAATTTTAGCTCAAGCTTCTACTGACCAAGAAGAGATACTCACGGCCACCATCGACCTGAAACGCAGTGAATCGGTTCGTCGTATCTGGCCTTTTTTGCGTGATCGCCGTATTGACGCCTATGAAGATTTAAACCGCCGTTTTCGTGACTAA
- a CDS encoding peptidoglycan D,D-transpeptidase FtsI family protein, which translates to MPSFKRFYPQGASVAQIVGFTGFSGQGRDGIELQHNRTLMDKEGKEKVRVNGKGQIIQKLDQLRAPHSGQDVQLSIDIRLQTEAYQALKQAVEENKAESGTVVLVNVHTGEVLAMVSVPSFNPNDLSDRVSSGVRARALTDVFEPGSTVKPLIMSMALDSGRYTPNTPIDTSPGWYYIQHHRVRDDANFGQLTATGVLKKSSNVGISRIALSFPPENIYKTYSDFGLGQLTGVKFPGQRMGYVPTMSNAPSPFVWATMTFGYAITATPLQIARAYAAIGNNGIELPMTLLKRQKPPIGYRVIKEKTSREILNMLHTVVEPGGNGDFSECAKLPSGR; encoded by the coding sequence GTGCCGTCTTTTAAACGCTTTTACCCACAAGGTGCGAGCGTTGCACAGATCGTTGGCTTTACCGGGTTTTCAGGCCAGGGCCGTGATGGTATAGAGTTACAGCATAACCGAACATTAATGGATAAAGAAGGTAAAGAAAAAGTTCGGGTCAACGGTAAAGGGCAAATTATTCAAAAACTTGATCAGCTAAGAGCGCCACATAGTGGTCAAGATGTGCAATTAAGTATTGATATTCGCTTGCAAACTGAAGCTTATCAAGCCTTAAAGCAAGCTGTAGAAGAAAATAAAGCTGAATCTGGGACGGTTGTGCTCGTGAATGTGCATACGGGTGAAGTTTTAGCAATGGTCAGTGTACCAAGCTTTAATCCAAATGATTTGAGTGATCGAGTGAGTAGCGGTGTGCGTGCACGAGCCTTAACGGACGTTTTCGAACCGGGATCAACAGTGAAGCCGTTGATTATGAGTATGGCCTTAGATAGTGGTCGTTATACACCAAATACACCCATAGATACTTCTCCTGGCTGGTATTATATTCAGCATCATCGTGTGCGTGATGATGCCAACTTTGGCCAATTAACAGCGACGGGCGTGTTGAAAAAATCCAGTAATGTTGGAATTTCACGGATTGCTTTATCTTTTCCGCCTGAAAATATTTATAAGACGTATAGTGATTTTGGTTTAGGGCAGCTGACGGGAGTGAAGTTTCCAGGGCAGCGTATGGGCTATGTGCCAACGATGTCTAATGCGCCAAGCCCTTTTGTTTGGGCGACGATGACCTTTGGTTATGCAATTACAGCAACGCCTTTACAAATCGCACGCGCCTATGCAGCAATCGGCAATAACGGGATTGAGCTGCCAATGACGTTATTAAAGCGCCAAAAACCACCTATTGGTTACCGAGTTATTAAGGAAAAAACCTCTAGAGAAATACTAAATATGCTGCACACTGTGGTCGAGCCTGGGGGGAACGGGGATTTTAGCGAATGTGCCAAATTACCAAGTGGTCGGTAA
- the lolD gene encoding lipoprotein-releasing ABC transporter ATP-binding protein LolD: MSNKGKNSLDNHQDIVLSCKALGRSFHDGNRTVDVLKEVSLEVKAAESLAIMGSSGSGKTTLLYLLGGLDQPSKGEVCVKGQPLQSLSRRKIEAWRNQHLGFIYQLHHLLPEFSAVENVMMPLWIQKKTTKVAKAQALELLDQVGLSHRASHRPGELSGGERQRVAIARALVTKPVCVLADEPTGNLDQETAGQVMEVMQSLNRELNTSFIVVTHDTEVAAKMDRTLMLHRGEVQSQRV; the protein is encoded by the coding sequence ATGAGTAATAAAGGGAAAAATAGCCTAGATAATCACCAGGATATTGTCTTAAGTTGTAAGGCGCTAGGGCGGAGCTTTCATGATGGTAATCGTACAGTTGATGTTTTAAAAGAGGTGAGCTTGGAGGTAAAAGCGGCAGAATCTTTGGCCATTATGGGCAGTTCAGGTTCGGGTAAAACGACTTTATTGTATTTATTAGGTGGCTTGGATCAGCCTAGTAAAGGTGAAGTCTGTGTGAAAGGTCAGCCTTTACAATCTTTGAGTCGTCGAAAAATTGAGGCTTGGCGTAATCAGCATTTAGGTTTTATTTACCAACTGCATCACTTGTTGCCTGAATTTAGTGCGGTTGAAAATGTGATGATGCCATTGTGGATACAGAAAAAAACAACAAAAGTCGCTAAGGCTCAGGCCTTAGAATTATTAGATCAGGTGGGTTTGAGCCATCGCGCCAGTCATCGGCCGGGTGAGCTTTCAGGAGGAGAGCGCCAGCGTGTGGCGATTGCTCGGGCTTTAGTGACTAAACCCGTGTGTGTATTAGCGGATGAGCCGACTGGCAACTTGGACCAGGAGACCGCCGGGCAGGTGATGGAGGTAATGCAAAGCTTGAATCGTGAGCTTAACACGAGCTTTATTGTAGTGACTCATGATACTGAGGTCGCCGCTAAAATGGATAGAACATTAATGCTGCATCGAGGTGAAGTTCAAAGCCAAAGGGTTTAA
- a CDS encoding penicillin-binding transpeptidase domain-containing protein — MPNYQVVGKTGTAHKVGPNGFYKDKFDAFFAGIAPLNNPQFAAVVFIDNPQNGRFSKYGGVSAAPVFSKVMGKALQLYGVKPFGGEQVEKWKHMTRAQLERLVAIA; from the coding sequence GTGCCAAATTACCAAGTGGTCGGTAAAACAGGGACCGCCCATAAAGTGGGACCGAATGGCTTTTATAAAGATAAATTTGATGCGTTTTTTGCAGGGATTGCTCCCTTAAATAACCCTCAGTTTGCCGCTGTTGTTTTTATTGATAATCCTCAAAATGGCCGCTTTAGTAAATATGGTGGTGTTTCCGCAGCTCCGGTGTTCTCTAAGGTCATGGGTAAGGCGCTACAGCTTTATGGCGTAAAACCGTTTGGAGGTGAGCAGGTTGAGAAATGGAAGCATATGACACGTGCTCAATTAGAGCGCTTGGTTGCAATTGCTTAA
- a CDS encoding agmatine deiminase family protein has protein sequence MQYQLIPEWAPQQAVMITWPHIHSDWADTMREVEPSFLALAKAITDHQPLIITCYNPDHQAEITNKLTAFNINLNQVQFYTIPSNDTWCRDYGPLSTRDIHQNQIQLISFNFNAWGNKFASDLDNQVNTNLARQNAFNPHRITDHPLILEGGSVETDGHGTLLTTRRCLLNPNRNPKLSKRAIEAELKTTLGFQRILWLDHGELVGDDTDAHIDTLARFCDPHTICYVQCTDKNDRQHFDELAKMEQELKAFKNCQGQPYRLVPLPLPHCYRDDESNERLASSYAKFFNY, from the coding sequence ATGCAATACCAGTTAATTCCAGAGTGGGCGCCACAACAAGCGGTGATGATCACGTGGCCACATATTCACAGTGACTGGGCAGACACAATGAGAGAGGTCGAGCCTAGTTTTCTTGCCTTAGCCAAAGCCATCACTGACCACCAACCCCTCATCATTACTTGTTATAACCCTGACCATCAAGCTGAAATTACTAACAAACTTACAGCGTTTAACATTAATCTTAACCAGGTTCAGTTCTATACCATCCCGAGCAATGATACTTGGTGCCGTGACTATGGTCCCTTATCAACACGAGATATACACCAAAATCAAATTCAGTTAATCAGCTTTAACTTTAATGCTTGGGGTAATAAGTTCGCTAGTGATCTGGATAATCAAGTAAATACCAACCTTGCTAGACAAAATGCCTTTAACCCTCACCGAATCACTGATCATCCACTTATTCTTGAAGGTGGCAGTGTCGAAACTGATGGGCACGGCACTCTATTAACTACTCGCCGTTGCCTGCTGAACCCAAATCGTAACCCCAAGCTATCAAAACGAGCAATAGAGGCTGAACTTAAAACCACACTCGGCTTTCAACGGATCTTATGGCTAGATCATGGCGAGCTTGTCGGTGATGATACCGACGCCCATATCGATACTCTCGCCCGCTTTTGTGACCCGCATACGATTTGCTATGTTCAGTGCACCGATAAAAATGACCGACAGCACTTTGATGAACTGGCTAAAATGGAGCAAGAACTAAAAGCATTTAAAAACTGCCAAGGTCAGCCTTATCGGCTTGTTCCCCTCCCCCTACCTCATTGCTATCGTGATGATGAAAGCAATGAGCGCTTAGCGAGCAGTTATGCCAAATTTTTTAATTATTAA
- a CDS encoding DUF378 domain-containing protein: MKANLLDKIAIILVVIGGLNWGLVGLLQLNLITLILGDITALVRIIYILVGVSTLWVIVRGWKCIFGGCGTGEK, translated from the coding sequence ATGAAAGCGAACCTACTAGATAAGATTGCCATTATTTTAGTTGTAATTGGCGGTTTAAACTGGGGACTTGTAGGCCTATTGCAACTTAATCTTATCACGTTGATTTTAGGTGACATCACCGCCTTGGTCAGGATTATTTATATACTTGTTGGCGTTTCAACTTTATGGGTGATTGTGCGCGGTTGGAAATGCATTTTTGGTGGCTGTGGCACAGGTGAGAAATAA
- a CDS encoding penicillin-binding protein 2 yields MAGTLKTERLYWPFYNNENNDVMTLRGRFWVLFSLLSCVAIAVAARLIYLQSIDRPFLERAWQTQSTRFINVDAYRGMILDRDGVPLAVSSLVDSIVLDPVTLLKQPKSVAKIAALAPGEVNERELWQILRSHKHLRYWFWQRDLPPFMVKKISLCENYWCLYCAVF; encoded by the coding sequence TTGGCTGGTACTTTAAAAACAGAGCGATTATACTGGCCCTTTTATAATAATGAAAACAATGATGTCATGACATTGCGCGGTCGCTTTTGGGTACTTTTTAGCTTATTGTCTTGTGTGGCGATTGCCGTTGCTGCGCGACTGATTTATTTACAATCGATAGATCGACCCTTTTTAGAGCGGGCATGGCAGACACAGAGCACGCGCTTTATTAATGTTGATGCGTATCGAGGCATGATTTTAGATCGAGATGGTGTGCCGTTAGCGGTGAGTAGTCTTGTTGACTCTATTGTCCTTGATCCTGTGACCTTACTGAAACAGCCAAAATCAGTGGCTAAAATTGCGGCGCTTGCACCGGGTGAAGTTAATGAGCGTGAATTATGGCAGATACTGCGTTCCCACAAGCATTTGCGTTATTGGTTTTGGCAGCGTGACCTGCCGCCCTTTATGGTTAAAAAAATTAGCCTCTGCGAAAATTACTGGTGTTTATATTGTGCCGTCTTTTAA